Proteins encoded in a region of the uncultured Paludibaculum sp. genome:
- a CDS encoding 2'-5' RNA ligase family protein, whose translation MDASSNGHLVGRCCFGYYALVQYIPEPLGAFLNELRAELVPGCKLRAHVTLLPPRQLKACDDQLIDDLAPKVNALSPFEVTAGEVQLFPGTNVIYLELADGRKAMEQYHEELSGGLMAYDEPFPFHPHITLAQELRPELVAEKLEFARRRWAEYRGSRSFTVNHMVFVRNISPTRWDTLSEHELMKPTLLRTA comes from the coding sequence ATGGACGCTTCATCAAATGGGCATTTGGTGGGGAGGTGCTGCTTTGGCTACTACGCCCTGGTGCAGTACATCCCCGAACCACTGGGTGCCTTCCTCAATGAGCTCCGGGCGGAACTGGTGCCCGGATGCAAGCTCAGGGCGCATGTCACGCTGCTGCCGCCCCGCCAGTTGAAGGCTTGCGACGACCAGCTCATCGACGATCTCGCTCCCAAAGTGAACGCGCTGAGCCCCTTCGAGGTAACCGCCGGCGAAGTCCAGCTCTTTCCCGGTACGAATGTGATCTACCTCGAATTGGCCGACGGCCGGAAGGCGATGGAGCAGTACCATGAGGAACTGTCCGGCGGCTTGATGGCCTACGACGAACCGTTCCCCTTCCACCCCCACATCACTCTGGCGCAGGAGCTGCGCCCGGAACTGGTGGCTGAAAAGCTGGAATTCGCTCGGAGGCGGTGGGCGGAGTACCGAGGCAGCCGCTCGTTCACCGTTAACCACATGGTTTTTGTGCGCAACATCAGCCCCACACGATGGGATACGCTGAGCGAACACGAACTGATGAAGCCTACTCTTCTGCGAACAGCCTGA
- a CDS encoding patatin-like phospholipase family protein yields MFGGGGMFGAYEAGVWSVLRDRVEFDLAAGASIGSINAWAAASDCPGEEWVREWLRPETGSLLRWRLPRSPLGGCLDRASFEGGIQEIHTRLKPLKPCVIAITDVLRRRPRAVVTPDVEWRHLAASCALPGLFPLYRIDGRLSMDGGLLGSVPLWAAVEQGATTIVAVNLLPSGGPWWLRVSRQALLSLAHPGAPAPAGTRVLWIEPDRPLGSARDAMVWTQANAERWIEMGRRDATRALQTF; encoded by the coding sequence GTGTTCGGCGGGGGCGGCATGTTCGGAGCCTACGAGGCCGGCGTCTGGTCGGTACTACGAGACCGGGTAGAGTTCGACCTGGCGGCTGGCGCCTCCATCGGCTCCATCAATGCCTGGGCCGCGGCGTCTGATTGCCCCGGAGAGGAGTGGGTCCGGGAGTGGCTGCGGCCGGAAACGGGATCGCTGCTGCGTTGGCGGCTGCCACGCAGTCCATTGGGCGGATGCCTCGATCGCGCTTCCTTTGAAGGAGGCATCCAGGAGATCCACACTCGCCTCAAGCCATTGAAGCCGTGCGTGATAGCGATCACCGACGTGCTGCGGCGCCGGCCGCGGGCAGTCGTCACGCCAGACGTCGAGTGGCGCCACCTCGCCGCCTCGTGCGCATTGCCGGGTTTGTTCCCGCTCTACCGCATCGACGGACGCCTGAGCATGGACGGCGGTCTGCTAGGCTCAGTCCCGCTGTGGGCGGCGGTGGAGCAGGGCGCCACCACCATCGTCGCCGTGAACCTGCTGCCCAGCGGCGGACCATGGTGGCTGCGGGTCTCTCGACAGGCTTTGCTGAGCCTGGCTCATCCCGGCGCACCGGCTCCGGCCGGAACGCGCGTCCTGTGGATCGAACCGGACCGGCCGCTGGGCTCCGCTCGCGATGCGATGGTTTGGACACAGGCCAACGCCGAACGATGGATCGAAATGGGCCGCCGGGACGCCACCCGCGCACTGCAAACATTTTGA